AAGCTTAGTTTTCTATTTTTAACAACCAAGTGACTTTTTTTGTGTATCTTATAATGAGATTTTGGAAGTTCCTTAAAATTTCTACCGAATTTTTATCCTCTCAAATAGCAAAAATTAATTATTTATTTGATACTTAATCTTTTTATCATTTCAATACGGTACTTTATTCGATATTTAGAAGTGATCTTCCAATTTTCTAATTCTTGTCGCTTAAAAAGCAAGTTTACTTATTTAATAACCGAATCATTTTGTTTCTTATTCCATTGTAAGTATTATCTTTATCTTCCATTTAAGATATTATTAAATTTTTCAATATTATTAAACGACTATTAATAATATTTATCATTTTTTACAATTTTTTGTAAAAAAATAAAACATTAGTATTGTCAAACAACTTAATTTTGAGTATAATGATATGATTTTATTTTTCTAAGGAGAATATATGCGTTCTTTTAAGGCATTTACGACCAAAAGACAGACCTTTTCGTTACGAAAATTAACTGTTGGCCTTTGTTCTGTTTATCTTGGATCACTTTTGATTTTAGGTGGGCAAACTGTCTCAGCTGATTCACAAGTTACTCAACCAATTGATAGCGCTAATACCACTGTAACAACAACTGCAATTACTGACTCACAATCTACAACTTCTACTGTTGAAAATAGCACTCAAGCTTCTGAAATAACAAGTACGACATCATCTTCAGAGTCAACAACTGCAATACAGAATTCTGAAACTACAAATACTAACAGTACTTCACAAAGTCTCAATTCTACAACTAGTCAAGACTCTCAACAATCAAGTACTGCTCAGTTTTCTGAGTCAACAAGTTCTTCTATAGTTCAAAGTGCTGATTCAACCACTTTAAAAACAGCAACAAAGTTAGCTTTTCAGTCAAAATTGGCTTTAGTGACAACCGATACTAACAACAACCCAATTGCTAACTCATCAACACTGTCTGACAATACGAGTGGTATTGTAACAGCTTCTATCACGTCTAATACAGCAACAACTAATTTATCTGTTGGTAATGCTATTACTGAAACATTTAATTTAAACGTTTCCGGGACAGGTGCTGATTATAATGGTGGCACTTTACAAGTTAAAATTACTAATGGTAAATTAACAACGATCAGCACGACACCTCCTAGAGGCGTTACTTATACTATTGAGTATGTGGGTAACGATGCTTATGTAACATACACGCCAAACCTTCTAACGGGTGGTTCCGATTATCATATTGTTTTATCCTATAAGCCAAATATCACTGATAATGGAGGTACTTTTGAAGAAGCAGTAAGACCTGATAACAATTCAATCATCACTTCTGCACTCTTCTTAGATAAAGAAGGTTATCTTGTCAAAGATTTAGGAACAATTTCCCACCAATTTAAATCAGTAACTAATGGTGTTGGTGGTGGATCAAATATGTCACTTGGACAAGTTGTCGGTTACGATACCAATAAAGATGGAACCATTGATAGTGGGACAGAAGCCACCATTTCAATGTTTGTATGGACTGGTAACTGGAATGATGCCACGAAAACAGCATCTCGTGACTATAATGACCCTGGTACAGGCATTTATGATGGTAGAACAATCAATGGACTTGGTGGAAATAACATTAATCAAGGTGCTCTTGTTGAACCAATTGTCAGTGGAACTTATGATTTACCATTAAGACCTTATCAAAGTCTAAGTCAAGCTTCAAAAGATTTTGGTTGGACCGAAGATGCGACAGGTTATCATTTGTCATTTGACCGTGAGCATAATCCTATTGGTGGTGATAGCACATCAAATTGGAATAATTCATCAGATTATGTCCCTATCTCATTTGTTATTCAAGAAGGAGCGCCAGCTAAAGCTTTTAATGGTGATTATTATCAAACTGTAAATGCAACTTACAATTTAAGTGATGGCACTTCTTACACGCGCACAAATACTGTTAAGCTTGTGACAACGGTACCAACTTCACAAGCATCCAATAGTGTTATTACTTTAGCCCAAAATTTATATAGTAACGGAGACTCTGAAATTATCTATGCACATGGTCAAGCTTACTATAAAACAGATATTTCTTTATCTACAGCAGCTCCATTAGATACAAAGTATGCCATAGATAACTACACTGTCATAGAAGATACTGTCAATGATAATGAATATTACTATCAAGTAACAGTAGACGATCCTTCCACTCGTGGTATTTTACAAAATGGTGGTAGTATTGATGTCTATGACAATACTACAGGCACAATGTTAGGAACTATTACCTATACAAATCAAACTCTTGATATTCCTGAATCAAGCAAAGTCTCTACCTTACGTTATCAGTTCAATAACTTCATCCTAGAAAAGAATTCTATCTCTACGGGTAATATTAGTAAATTTACGATTCGTGAGAACACCTTCTTTGGTGATTGGAGAACTTTATATGATGATTCTACTATTACTAAGTTAACCTCAACCACTACTGCAACATTGACTAATTGTAGTGATGCCACTTCCGTAACACAAAGTAAATCAACCGACCTAACACGAACTGTTGTTTATGTGTCAATGGATGATGCTACTGGCGTTTCAACCTGGACATCACGAACAAATGTCCAAGGAGGTATTCAACACCAATACACAACCTATGCAAGTGAAGCAGCGACCACTGGGAGTCAGAAGCAAGAAATTGACTTAACTGCATATGAGCCACCAATCAGAAATGCCTATCTTGTTGATTACGAATTAGTGCCATCAGACCTTTCCAAATTTAATGTGTATTATGATTTTGGCAATACTGGTAAAGATTTGTATGTCGAAAAGGCAGTTACAACTAAATCTGGAGACACTTCAAAACAAACGGTTTGGACACTGTCAAATAAGTATGTCATCAATGGTACCTACACCGTACAAACAATTGGTTATTGGGACAACGTTGATGCTAACCTTATCCCTAAAGACGGTATCGATTTAGGTGTCGTTGAAGGTATCACTGTTACTGCTAAAAACTCAACAACACGAACTGATACTTTCGTCTTACAGGCATCAACATCTTCAGGGGCTTTATCAAAAGTTAAAGGAGATGCTGATAGGCATTATACCTATGCAACGAGTGGCCATCGAATTTGTGATCAAGTCAATTTTGAAATTGACTATACCAATACTTCTGCAACAGACTTGACAAAGGTAGAACTGATTACACAGTTGCCTCGTCTTGGAGATGTCTACAATGATGGTAGTTCACGTAATTCTCAATTTGATGTTTATCTGACTTTTGCATCTACTATAGAACCTACTACTGGATGGCATGCCGTCTACACTACTGCAACCGGAGATGCCCAAAGCATTGACAAAGCCACTTGGCTAACCGCAGATCAGGTAACTGATTGGTCAGCTATTACCAATATCAAATTTATAAACGACATCCCAATACCAGCCAATACAACACTTCAATTTTTCATTAAAAATGCAGTTATCGCAAATAATGCAACGGAAGGCGAAACTGCTTATCTTTCTACAAGTGATTCCGTTGATGGTGGTGTCTATTCTGAATCAAATACTGTTTCCATAAAAATGGCAACAACTATTCCTGATGGTAACCTCTATATCAATTATCTAAACACTGACGGGAATGTCATTAAACAGCAAATTGCTATGTTTAATGACCTAGAATCTGCATATGATGTTTCAGATAAAGATACTTATTATCCAGATATTTTAACTGCTGACGATGGAACCTACTACAAATTAGTTGCGGCAAAGAGTGATAATGCACCTGTTACTGGCGTTTATTCCACAACTGATGCGGTTATGACCTATATTTATCAAAAAATGTATGGTTCTGTAGTTCTTCATTTCTTAGAGGAAGGAACAGAAAAAGAACTAGCATCTACTATTACCTATTTAGGAGAAAATACTCCAGCAGGAACATATTATGATACGGTGGGAATTGTATATTCTGACGGTATTACAAGAGCCGATGGAGTCTTTTATCCAAGTAGATTTAACTTAGTTGATGCTGATGGCACATTATACGCATTCAACTACAATAACCCAGATAATATTTCAGGTTTTGTACAAGAAGGTGTAACTGATGTTTACCTTTACTATGTAGCTCAGGACATGCGTAATAACTTGGTTGTAGAGTATTACACTCCAACTGATGATGGTGGTTTTTACCCTATCAAAGATATGGTTTTTCCTTACTCTGAATTAGGGGTATCTCCTAAAGTCAATGAATCTTACGACTTACACGATATTGGTGGTGTTAATTACCACCCAGAATACATAGTATATAACGGTACGCTTTACAAATATAGTGATTATGGTGAAATGACTTATGGTACTGATACAGGAACCTTTACAATTGACCGAAATTACTTTGATGTCGTATTGATGTACTTACCAACAACTATACAAGTCACTCAAGAAACTGTACTTCAGGATGCTGATGGTTCTGATTTAGGAGTATTATCTGAAAAAGAAGTAGTTGCGACTGATAAAAACTTTGGTGACGACTATTCTACTCTAGCTAAAAACATTCCAGAAAACACTGATGTTACAAGTGACATGGGAGATTACCTCGAGCGTGTTATTACAACATACATATTAAAAGATAATTCTGAAGCAACTGGCACTCTTCAAGATACTGACACTGAGTTAACTGAAGATGGTTCAAAAGATGTCGTATTTGTAGTTGTTAAAAATGTTGAAACTATTAAGACTATGAAACAAGGTTCTGTTACAGTTACTCATCAAATTGAAGGTAAAGAGCCATTCATCAACAATCAACCTGTTGTGTCTGATCAAGATTACGGTACTACCTTTACAACTGAGTCTCAAATTCCAGCAACAACTACTCGTAACGTTGAGGAGGCTAACCGTACTGGTGTTGAAACGACAACTTATGAGCTTGTTTCTGTCACAGGTTTAGACGATTCTTCTACTAACGATAATGGAACTGTAAGTGGTAAAGTAGATTCTACTTTAGAAAGTATTGTTTACACTTACCGTCCAGTAGTCACTACTGACTGGGTAATGAAACAAGGTACAGTTACAGTAACTCATCAAATTGATGGTCAAACACCATTTGTAGACCACGAATCAGTAGTTGACGGTGACTATGGTCAAACATTCGAGACAACAACTCGTATTCCAGAAACAACTACTAGAACAATCGATGAAGCAAACCGTACTGGTGTTGAAACAACTAAATATATCTTGGTAAGTGTAGAAGGGTATTCAACAAGTGCAACAAACACTGAGGGAACAATTGATGGGACAATTGACCAACCTAATCAAGATATTATTTATACCTATAAATCGGTTGTCAATACTAACTGGGTTGATAAAGTTGGTAGCATCACTCAAACCACTATTCTTGTGGATGAAAATGATAACCAACTAGAAGTATTATCTCCGAAAGAAACAACCAGCGAAAATGGTGTTTATGGTTCTGAATATACTACAACAATCAAAGGGGTCCCAAGCAATCCTAAACCTGAGGTGGTAGATAATGGTAATTCTATTACTACAACAATTACTACTTATGAAATCTTAGGGACACCTAGCAATGCAAATGGTACAATTCACTCAGATGTAACTGATGTCGTTTATAAAGTAGTTAAACATGTAACAACAAATACTGTCATGAAAACGGGTGATGTGACTCAAACAACAATATTGGTAGATGAAGAGGGAAATCAATTAGACACACTTTCTGAGAAAGAAACCCTACTTGATGATGCCGTTTATGGAACAACCTATACAACTTCAATTAAAGGAGTTCCCGAAAATAGTACTAAGCAAATTGATAATGGCAATTCCATCACAACAACAACCACTGCTTACACAGTAGAACCTACTCCGGCTAATGCTGAAGGGATTATTCAATCACGTGAAACAAATGTCGTCTATACTGTTGTGAGACATATTACTGTTGAAACAATAATGAAAACGGGATCTGTCACTCAAATGACCCTTTTAGTAGATGAAAATGGCGACCAACTACAAGTGCTATCTGAAAAAGAAATCGTAAAAGATCATGTTGACTATGGTACTGGCTATAAGACTTTTGCTAAAGGAGTCCCAACTAATTCTTCTACGATTGAGGATGTAAGTGATCGCATCATCACGACGACAACGACATACGATTTGCAATATTCACCTTCAAATACAATTGGCTCTGTAACTGCACCAATGACTGACGTTATCTATACCATTATTAAACGAATCACTATCAGCGAAGTCATGAAAACGGGAACAGTTTCACAACAAACGATTTTGGTAGATGATGCAGGCAATTTAGTAGAACTCCTTTCACCTTCTGAAGTCATTGCTACCGGTGATTATGGAACCAATTATTCTTCAACAATTAAAGGCATCCCATCTTCTATTTCTGAAATTAGCCTTGTCGGAAATGATACCATCCAATACACCACTTCATATAAAATCCTTAGCCAAGAAAGTGTAACAGGTAAAATCGATTCTCCGAATAAAGAGATTACCTACAAAGTCATTAAGGTGGTAACACGTGATCTTATTGGACATCAAGGTTCTGTTATTGTGAACTATGTTGACCAAGAAGGTAATAGACTAAAATCACCTGTTCTTGTTACCAATTCAGCAAAAACAGATAGTGACTATGATACTAGCGCTTATAAACTAGCTACTATAACAACTTTTGATGGTAAAGTTTACAGATTAGTTGCTGTTCAAGGCGCCGAAGTTGGAAAAGTTCGTGAAGGCGAAACTCAGGTAACTTATGTCTTTCAAGAAGTTCTGAAAGTCATTACAAAATGGACAGATGAATCTGGTCACTTTCTTAAAAGTTCGGTGACATCAACAGTTACTCTTCCTGCCGGATCAATCAATCACCCAATATCAATTTGTTAAATCAATAACTGATGAAAACGGTAATGTAACGCATATTTTCAAGAAATTATCTCAAGAAAAAACAACTATGCCAATGCCTTTAAGTCAAAATAGAATAAAAGATAGAAAAGTAGAAGGAAAAGACCTATCTCATCAATTACCATCGACAGGTGAAAATGACAATAATAGTGCTTTCCTTACTATAGCTGCCTTATCACTATTATCTGGTATCGGTTTAGCTCTACCAGGAAAAAGAAAGAAAGAAAGAAAAAATCTTAAGTCATTTTTAAGTTTAATAGACTATATTATTCTTATCCTAAAATTTTTTCTTTTTCATAACTCTCTAAAAAGCCAAGTGTTATTCTTGGCTTTTTATGTTTTTCAAAACTTTTCTATCCAAATTTCAACACAAAAAGCCCTAACTAAAGTTAGAGCTTTTTTATCAGATTAATCACTTATACCAAGGTTAAGCAGCTTCAAATTGAGAATTATAAAGGTCTGCATAAAAGCCATTTTGTAACATAAGCGCTTCGTGATTTCCTTGTTCTATAATATTGCCATCTTTCATAACTAAGATTAGATCAGCATTTCGTATAGTTGATAGACGGTGTGCAATGACAAAGGAAGTACGACCCTCCATTAATTTATCCATGGCATTTTGAATTAATTCTTCAGTTCTTGTATCAACTGAAGATGTTGCTTCATCAAGGATTAAGAGTGGGGCATCTTTCAAGAGGGCACGCGCAATAGTTAAGAGTTGTTTTTGACCAACTGACAAGGTTAAGGAATCATTTAAGACGGTATCATAGCCTTTTGGTAAGGTTCTGATGAAATGATCCACTCCAACTGCCTTCGCAGCGGCGACAACTTGTTCATCAGTAATGTGTTCTTGATTATAGATTAAATTTTCTTTGATAGTGCCTTCAAATAACCAGGTATCTTGTAAAACCATAGAGAAAGCATCATGAACTTCTTCACGAGTCATATCTTGAGTGTTGACACCATCAATAGCAATTCTACCTTGATTGATTTCATAGAAACGCATCAGCAAATTGACGATAGTTGTTTTACCAGCACCTGTTGGTCCTACTATGGCAATTTTTTGACCTGCCTCAGCAATGGCAGAAAAGTCATTAATAATCACTTTATCCGCATTATAACCAAAGGTCACATGTTCAAATGAAACATTCCCTTTAATATCTTGTAACTGACGTGTTTTCTTACTTTCTTCAAGCATTTCATCTTCATCAAGAAATTCAAAAACACGATTCATGGCAGCTGTTGCAGATTGTAATTGTGTCCCAGCTTGTGCGATTTGTGATAATGGTTGAGAGAAAATCCGTACATAAGTCATAAATGCGACAATTGTTCCTATTGTGATTTTGTTATCAATAACTAAAGAAGCACCAACGACACAAACCATGACATAACCAAAATTACCAATAAATTGCATCATCGGCATCATAATGCCAGAAAAGAATTGTGATTGCCACATTGACTTGTAAAGTTTATGATTGAGGTCAGTAAATGTTTCTTTAGATTCATTAGCAGCACTATAGGTTGTCACCAAGTTATGACCCGTATACATTTCCTCAACAAAACCATTAAGATTTGCCAAATTTGCTTGTTGCTTTTTGAAGAATGATTGTGATTTTGCCATGATAAAAATTGACAAAATAAAGCCAATTAAAACTGATCCTATCGCAGTCCACGCCATAGTTACATTAGTATGGAACATCATGATAATAGAACCTACTAATAAAATAGTAGCGGAAACAAGTGAACCCAATGATTGGTTCAAAGATTGTGTCATTAAATCCACATCATTGGTGACACGAGACAAGGTATCCCCTTGTGAGTGACTATCAAAGTAGGCTAAAGGTACCTTGTTAATTTTTAGGGCAATCGAATCTCTCATCCGTTGTGAGAAGCGTTGAATAATCGTCGTCACTAAAAAATTAGCTATATAAGCAACAACTGCACCAGTGATATATAAAATCGCTAATGATCCTGCAATTTGACCGATTTTATCTAGATCTAATTGACCGGTTAATCCTTTTGTAATAGCATCAGTAATCTCTTTTAGCTTATCAGGTCCTATCACTGTAATAATGCTAGAAATAACTGTAAAAACAATAGCAACTAAAAAGAAGATCCGGTAACCTTTGACATAAGGCATCATTTTAGAGATTAAGGATTTTTTTGTTTTATTTTCCATTTTCTAATTCCTCCTTAGAAAGTTGTGAATAAGCGATTTCTTGATAAACAGAATTTTCTGCTAACAATTCTTTATGAGTTCCTTGACCCACAACTTTACCTTCATCTAAAACCAAAATTAAATCGGCATCCATAATAGTTGAAATGCGTTGTGCCACAATAATCTTAGTCATTTCTTTCGTTTTTTGACTCAAATCATAACGTAGTTGACGATCCGTTTTATAGTCTAAGGCTGAAAATGAATCATCAAAAATAAGGATTTCTGGTTTACGTGCTAAAGCTCGAGCAATTGCTAAACGTTGCTTTTGACCTCCAGAAAAGTTGTTCCCACCTTGAGAAACTGTAGCATCCAGACCTTTTTCATTCCCTTCAATAAAGTCTTTAGCTTGAGCTAATTCTAGAGCATCCCAAATAGCAGCATCATTTATGTGACCTTGTTGACTTTGACCAAAATTCATATTAGAACGGACTGTACCACTAAAGAGCACTGCTTTTTGTGGAATATATCCGACTTTATTGTTCAATTCTTGATGTGAATAGTCTTTGATATTAATACCATCAACTAAAATGGCACCCTGAGTAACATCATAAAGGCGTGGTATCAAGTTTACAAGTGTTGATTTACCAGAACCAGTTGAGCCAATAAATGCGACAGTCTGACCAGCCTTAGCCTCAAAAGAAACATGTTCTATGACATCTTTCGATTCTTTAACATAACGGAATGAAACGTCTTGGAATGAAATAGAACCTTTTTCTACACTCTCATGAGCTTTTTCTTCTGAAAAGTTGACAGAAGGTTTTAGTGCTAGCACTTCATTGATACGGCCAGCAGAAACCATCGCACGTGGTAAGATAATGAATATGGCCACCATCATCATGAAGCCCATGATAACCTGCATTGCATAAGATGAGAATACAACCATATCACTAAAGATTGAAACACGTTCTTTTACATTAGACATAGCTAAGGCCATGCTTGTTTTTGAAATTGTCACATCATCAATTAAATGAACACCAATCCAATAAATAACAAGTGTTAAACCACTTGAAACCACTGTCATGACAGGATTCATTAATGCCATAATACGATTGACAAATAAGTTGAGGTTCGTTAAAGCAATATTTTCTTTGTTAAATTTGGCATCCTGATAATCCTCAGCATTATAAGCGCGAACTACACGAATCCCACTAAGAATTTCACGTGTTGTTCCATTGAGGTTATCGGTTAAACCTTGAATTTTACGCATCCTAGGAAAGGCTACACTTAGAATAAATAGCAACAAAATCATGACAATTACGACAGCAACACCTACTGCCATTGTCCAATGGTCACTTTTACCCCAAATCTTTGTTAAAGCCCATGCTGCCATAATGGGACCACGAGTGACAACCTGCATCCCCATGACAATCATTATCTGCAATTGCGTCAAGTCATTAGTTGTTCTTGTCAAGAGTGAAGGCACAGAAAATTGTTTAATTTCAGCATCTGAAAAATCAATGACTTGATTGAAAACATCAGAACGTAAACGTGTAGTAAAACTAGCTGCTGTACGAGAAGCTAGAAAACCAACAATAACCGCAGACATAAAAGAACCAAATGAAAATAATAGCATTTTTGAGCCTGGATCCATAATATCAGCAGCAGTTGTACCTTTGGTTTGTAAAAGTGTGGTAATTTTTGACATATAAGAAGGCGATTTTAAATCAGCCCAAACCGCCAAGCAGATAAAAAGCGTACTAAGTGCAATCATACCCCACTCTTTGGCATTTAAACGTTTAATAATCTTAAACATTAGTTTCTCCTTTTCATTTCATTCTTAATATTTGTTTTGAGAGTAAAAAGTACCTTCCTTGTAATTTCAGCATCTTCTTTAGTAATATCTTTAAGAAAAACATCATGAATATGATCTAAATATTGCTTAAGCTGGTCAGCTTTTCCTCTTCCAAAATCCGTTAAACAGATGTGTTTGACACGTTTATCTTTTTTTGAAATCTGAACTTCTACAAAACCATTACGCTCCATACGCCTTATAAGATTTGAAGTAACAGACTTCGAAATTTTCAGATGTGATTCGACATCTTTAAACGATAAATCTTTGTCAGGATTTTCGAGTAAGTACATAATAACAAAACCTTGAGGGCCACCTAGATGTTCAACATCAAAATGTTTTGCCTCTTCATAGATAAATTGTTCAACTTCGTTGATAAAATTTTTTAATTCTCGAAAGCCTGATTCCATAGCATTTGCCATGATCTCCTCCTTAAAAATTGTTATCGTGAGAACTATTATAGTTCTCATGAGAACTATTGTCAAGAAAAAAGTTCGCATGAGAACTTTTTTTATTTCTTTTTAAATACTTCTACATTCATTTATGTAATTGCGAATAATTAAGTTAATTTTAAGTTAGCCAGCTTATAGTATAAACATCCTAAAACTTTTCTTTTTCATAAATCTCTCAAAAAAGCCAAGATTTCTCTTGGCTTTTTTGCTTTTTTAAAGATAGGATTATAACTACACTACTTCTAAGGTGCTCTTATTTATAACCCAGCTCTTTTTTCTTTTTCCGTAATTTTATCCAAATAGAAGGAATTAACACAAGATAAATAAGAATTAGTAATAATAATATAATAAATAAGATGTGATCCACCATAGACTGTCTATTTTGTTGAATAAAGATATTGATGAATAATGAACATAAAATAATAACTAAAGGAATTAATCTTGTTCTACTAATGTTTGAGATCATTTTTAGTTTTGAACTATCATCTGAAAAAATTTCTTTATCTATAGCTGAATGAACTTGGTCAGCTGGCTTTCTAAAATAGTTCCAACCAAC
This Streptococcus urinalis 2285-97 DNA region includes the following protein-coding sequences:
- a CDS encoding MucBP domain-containing protein is translated as MRSFKAFTTKRQTFSLRKLTVGLCSVYLGSLLILGGQTVSADSQVTQPIDSANTTVTTTAITDSQSTTSTVENSTQASEITSTTSSSESTTAIQNSETTNTNSTSQSLNSTTSQDSQQSSTAQFSESTSSSIVQSADSTTLKTATKLAFQSKLALVTTDTNNNPIANSSTLSDNTSGIVTASITSNTATTNLSVGNAITETFNLNVSGTGADYNGGTLQVKITNGKLTTISTTPPRGVTYTIEYVGNDAYVTYTPNLLTGGSDYHIVLSYKPNITDNGGTFEEAVRPDNNSIITSALFLDKEGYLVKDLGTISHQFKSVTNGVGGGSNMSLGQVVGYDTNKDGTIDSGTEATISMFVWTGNWNDATKTASRDYNDPGTGIYDGRTINGLGGNNINQGALVEPIVSGTYDLPLRPYQSLSQASKDFGWTEDATGYHLSFDREHNPIGGDSTSNWNNSSDYVPISFVIQEGAPAKAFNGDYYQTVNATYNLSDGTSYTRTNTVKLVTTVPTSQASNSVITLAQNLYSNGDSEIIYAHGQAYYKTDISLSTAAPLDTKYAIDNYTVIEDTVNDNEYYYQVTVDDPSTRGILQNGGSIDVYDNTTGTMLGTITYTNQTLDIPESSKVSTLRYQFNNFILEKNSISTGNISKFTIRENTFFGDWRTLYDDSTITKLTSTTTATLTNCSDATSVTQSKSTDLTRTVVYVSMDDATGVSTWTSRTNVQGGIQHQYTTYASEAATTGSQKQEIDLTAYEPPIRNAYLVDYELVPSDLSKFNVYYDFGNTGKDLYVEKAVTTKSGDTSKQTVWTLSNKYVINGTYTVQTIGYWDNVDANLIPKDGIDLGVVEGITVTAKNSTTRTDTFVLQASTSSGALSKVKGDADRHYTYATSGHRICDQVNFEIDYTNTSATDLTKVELITQLPRLGDVYNDGSSRNSQFDVYLTFASTIEPTTGWHAVYTTATGDAQSIDKATWLTADQVTDWSAITNIKFINDIPIPANTTLQFFIKNAVIANNATEGETAYLSTSDSVDGGVYSESNTVSIKMATTIPDGNLYINYLNTDGNVIKQQIAMFNDLESAYDVSDKDTYYPDILTADDGTYYKLVAAKSDNAPVTGVYSTTDAVMTYIYQKMYGSVVLHFLEEGTEKELASTITYLGENTPAGTYYDTVGIVYSDGITRADGVFYPSRFNLVDADGTLYAFNYNNPDNISGFVQEGVTDVYLYYVAQDMRNNLVVEYYTPTDDGGFYPIKDMVFPYSELGVSPKVNESYDLHDIGGVNYHPEYIVYNGTLYKYSDYGEMTYGTDTGTFTIDRNYFDVVLMYLPTTIQVTQETVLQDADGSDLGVLSEKEVVATDKNFGDDYSTLAKNIPENTDVTSDMGDYLERVITTYILKDNSEATGTLQDTDTELTEDGSKDVVFVVVKNVETIKTMKQGSVTVTHQIEGKEPFINNQPVVSDQDYGTTFTTESQIPATTTRNVEEANRTGVETTTYELVSVTGLDDSSTNDNGTVSGKVDSTLESIVYTYRPVVTTDWVMKQGTVTVTHQIDGQTPFVDHESVVDGDYGQTFETTTRIPETTTRTIDEANRTGVETTKYILVSVEGYSTSATNTEGTIDGTIDQPNQDIIYTYKSVVNTNWVDKVGSITQTTILVDENDNQLEVLSPKETTSENGVYGSEYTTTIKGVPSNPKPEVVDNGNSITTTITTYEILGTPSNANGTIHSDVTDVVYKVVKHVTTNTVMKTGDVTQTTILVDEEGNQLDTLSEKETLLDDAVYGTTYTTSIKGVPENSTKQIDNGNSITTTTTAYTVEPTPANAEGIIQSRETNVVYTVVRHITVETIMKTGSVTQMTLLVDENGDQLQVLSEKEIVKDHVDYGTGYKTFAKGVPTNSSTIEDVSDRIITTTTTYDLQYSPSNTIGSVTAPMTDVIYTIIKRITISEVMKTGTVSQQTILVDDAGNLVELLSPSEVIATGDYGTNYSSTIKGIPSSISEISLVGNDTIQYTTSYKILSQESVTGKIDSPNKEITYKVIKVVTRDLIGHQGSVIVNYVDQEGNRLKSPVLVTNSAKTDSDYDTSAYKLATITTFDGKVYRLVAVQGAEVGKVREGETQVTYVFQEVLKVITKWTDESGHFLKSSVTSTVTLPAGSINHPISIC
- a CDS encoding MarR family winged helix-turn-helix transcriptional regulator; translation: MANAMESGFRELKNFINEVEQFIYEEAKHFDVEHLGGPQGFVIMYLLENPDKDLSFKDVESHLKISKSVTSNLIRRMERNGFVEVQISKKDKRVKHICLTDFGRGKADQLKQYLDHIHDVFLKDITKEDAEITRKVLFTLKTNIKNEMKRRN
- a CDS encoding LPXTG cell wall anchor domain-containing protein, whose protein sequence is MPLSQNRIKDRKVEGKDLSHQLPSTGENDNNSAFLTIAALSLLSGIGLALPGKRKKERKNLKSFLSLIDYIILILKFFLFHNSLKSQVLFLAFYVFQNFSIQISTQKALTKVRAFLSD
- a CDS encoding ABC transporter ATP-binding protein; translation: MENKTKKSLISKMMPYVKGYRIFFLVAIVFTVISSIITVIGPDKLKEITDAITKGLTGQLDLDKIGQIAGSLAILYITGAVVAYIANFLVTTIIQRFSQRMRDSIALKINKVPLAYFDSHSQGDTLSRVTNDVDLMTQSLNQSLGSLVSATILLVGSIIMMFHTNVTMAWTAIGSVLIGFILSIFIMAKSQSFFKKQQANLANLNGFVEEMYTGHNLVTTYSAANESKETFTDLNHKLYKSMWQSQFFSGIMMPMMQFIGNFGYVMVCVVGASLVIDNKITIGTIVAFMTYVRIFSQPLSQIAQAGTQLQSATAAMNRVFEFLDEDEMLEESKKTRQLQDIKGNVSFEHVTFGYNADKVIINDFSAIAEAGQKIAIVGPTGAGKTTIVNLLMRFYEINQGRIAIDGVNTQDMTREEVHDAFSMVLQDTWLFEGTIKENLIYNQEHITDEQVVAAAKAVGVDHFIRTLPKGYDTVLNDSLTLSVGQKQLLTIARALLKDAPLLILDEATSSVDTRTEELIQNAMDKLMEGRTSFVIAHRLSTIRNADLILVMKDGNIIEQGNHEALMLQNGFYADLYNSQFEAA
- a CDS encoding ABC transporter ATP-binding protein, whose product is MFKIIKRLNAKEWGMIALSTLFICLAVWADLKSPSYMSKITTLLQTKGTTAADIMDPGSKMLLFSFGSFMSAVIVGFLASRTAASFTTRLRSDVFNQVIDFSDAEIKQFSVPSLLTRTTNDLTQLQIMIVMGMQVVTRGPIMAAWALTKIWGKSDHWTMAVGVAVVIVMILLLFILSVAFPRMRKIQGLTDNLNGTTREILSGIRVVRAYNAEDYQDAKFNKENIALTNLNLFVNRIMALMNPVMTVVSSGLTLVIYWIGVHLIDDVTISKTSMALAMSNVKERVSIFSDMVVFSSYAMQVIMGFMMMVAIFIILPRAMVSAGRINEVLALKPSVNFSEEKAHESVEKGSISFQDVSFRYVKESKDVIEHVSFEAKAGQTVAFIGSTGSGKSTLVNLIPRLYDVTQGAILVDGINIKDYSHQELNNKVGYIPQKAVLFSGTVRSNMNFGQSQQGHINDAAIWDALELAQAKDFIEGNEKGLDATVSQGGNNFSGGQKQRLAIARALARKPEILIFDDSFSALDYKTDRQLRYDLSQKTKEMTKIIVAQRISTIMDADLILVLDEGKVVGQGTHKELLAENSVYQEIAYSQLSKEELENGK